In Sulfitobacter sp. OXR-159, one DNA window encodes the following:
- the phnE gene encoding phosphonate ABC transporter, permease protein PhnE, with protein MASLAAPVLILAYLAYVFFAFDVAGLGDRINVSNMKTLVADSYSYKTHVARDNRNGEMEIAIEGERKGRYAPGTAPYWVTLGETSIVELGNGHTVELGPEVRYDVPGYGLITATPGRSGVNATLPDGPLPDWINASKNRLAITTEAGRLTITRNRAEVFRYFNGWELFFFTLDSSYHGMSPLELLRSGEYGAIWQDFWTNKMWRHGDVAWALVETVLMAFLGTFGAAMIALPLGFLAAKNFSPLGGLRFAARRLFDFLRGVDGLIWTIVLSRAFGPGPLTGSLAILLTDTGTFGKIFSEALENVDDKQIEGIASTGAAPVQRYRFGVIPQITPVLLSQVLYYLESNTRSATIIGAITGGGIGLLLTQAIITQKDWEEVSYYIVLIILMVVAMDSFSGWLRRKLIAGNEAGH; from the coding sequence ATGGCAAGCCTCGCCGCGCCGGTGCTGATCCTTGCCTACCTCGCTTACGTCTTCTTCGCCTTTGACGTGGCGGGGCTGGGCGATCGCATCAACGTGTCGAACATGAAGACACTGGTCGCCGACAGTTACAGCTACAAGACCCATGTCGCCCGCGACAACCGCAATGGCGAGATGGAGATCGCCATCGAAGGCGAACGCAAGGGCCGCTACGCCCCCGGCACCGCCCCCTATTGGGTCACCTTAGGCGAGACTTCTATCGTCGAGCTGGGCAACGGCCATACCGTCGAACTGGGGCCGGAAGTGCGCTATGACGTGCCGGGCTACGGGCTGATCACCGCCACACCGGGCCGCAGCGGCGTCAACGCAACCCTGCCCGACGGCCCCCTGCCTGACTGGATCAACGCCTCGAAAAACCGCCTTGCCATAACCACGGAGGCAGGCCGCCTGACGATCACCCGCAACCGGGCCGAGGTTTTCCGCTATTTCAATGGGTGGGAGCTGTTCTTCTTCACGCTCGACAGCTCCTATCACGGCATGTCCCCGCTAGAGCTGCTGCGCAGTGGTGAATACGGCGCGATCTGGCAGGATTTTTGGACCAACAAAATGTGGCGTCATGGCGATGTGGCATGGGCGCTGGTCGAGACGGTCCTGATGGCCTTTCTCGGCACCTTTGGCGCGGCGATGATCGCCCTGCCGTTGGGCTTTCTGGCCGCCAAGAACTTCTCGCCCCTGGGCGGTCTGCGCTTCGCGGCACGGCGGCTCTTCGACTTCCTGCGCGGGGTCGACGGGCTGATCTGGACCATCGTTCTCTCCCGTGCCTTTGGCCCCGGCCCGCTGACCGGGTCGCTGGCGATCCTGCTGACAGACACCGGCACCTTCGGCAAAATCTTCTCAGAAGCGCTGGAGAATGTGGACGACAAGCAGATCGAGGGCATCGCCTCCACCGGGGCAGCACCTGTGCAACGCTACCGCTTTGGCGTCATCCCCCAGATCACCCCGGTCCTGCTCAGCCAAGTGCTCTACTATCTGGAGTCCAACACCCGCTCTGCCACCATCATCGGCGCGATCACCGGCGGCGGCATCGGCCTTTTGTTGACCCAAGCGATCATCACCCAAAAGGATTGGGAGGAAGTGAGCTATTACATCGTACTGATCATCCTGATGGTCGTGGCGATGGACAGCTTCTCGGGCTGGCTGCGCCGCAAGCTGATCGCGGGCAATGAGGCGGGCCACTAA
- the phnF gene encoding phosphonate metabolism transcriptional regulator PhnF, protein MARTAIWKTITATLTHDIATGKYAPGDRLPTEAQLAARFGVNRHTVRRAISDMNESGLTYSRRGAGVFVAQRPTDYPIGKRVRFHQNLAAAGRVPAKQILMLETRAASAHEAEQLGLEGEALVHVYEGLSLADDQPIAIFRSLFPAARFPDLLKALETSRSVTSALAQGGVADYTRASTRLTAKLANATQALHLRLTEGAPILRSAGINVDPEGVPVEYGVTWFAGDRVTLTLNPGD, encoded by the coding sequence ATGGCCCGAACTGCGATCTGGAAAACCATCACCGCCACGCTGACCCATGACATCGCCACGGGGAAATACGCCCCCGGCGATCGGCTCCCGACCGAGGCGCAATTGGCGGCGCGGTTTGGGGTCAACCGTCACACGGTGCGCCGGGCGATCAGCGACATGAACGAGAGCGGGCTGACCTATAGCCGTCGCGGAGCGGGGGTCTTCGTGGCGCAGCGGCCCACGGATTACCCCATCGGCAAGAGGGTGCGGTTTCACCAGAACCTCGCGGCGGCGGGGCGGGTGCCGGCCAAGCAGATTTTGATGCTGGAGACCCGCGCGGCTTCGGCCCATGAGGCCGAGCAGCTTGGGCTGGAGGGTGAGGCGCTCGTGCATGTCTATGAGGGGCTGTCGCTGGCCGATGACCAGCCCATCGCGATTTTCCGCAGCCTGTTTCCTGCCGCGCGGTTCCCTGATCTGTTAAAAGCGCTTGAGACCAGCCGCTCGGTCACCTCGGCCTTGGCGCAGGGCGGGGTGGCAGATTACACCCGCGCCTCGACCCGGCTGACGGCGAAACTGGCCAATGCCACGCAGGCGCTGCATTTGCGGCTGACCGAAGGCGCGCCGATCTTGCGGTCTGCCGGGATCAACGTGGACCCGGAGGGTGTGCCGGTGGAATATGGGGTGACATGGTTCGCCGGGGACCGCGTGACGCTGACGCTGAACCCCGGCGATTGA
- the phnG gene encoding phosphonate C-P lyase system protein PhnG produces MTVEIKEKTRDRQARMGLLARAEAADLARLWARYGAVPAHDLLRAPEIGGVMLRGRMGALGDAFNMGEMSVTRCSVRLADGPDGHAYIQGRSRDKALQAALVDALMQSDAADEVRSKLLDPLAEVESQRRASRAAKAAATKVDFFTMVRGED; encoded by the coding sequence ATGACGGTTGAAATCAAAGAAAAGACCCGCGATCGGCAGGCTCGGATGGGCCTGCTCGCGCGGGCCGAGGCCGCTGATCTGGCCCGGCTCTGGGCGCGCTACGGCGCGGTTCCAGCCCATGACCTCCTCCGCGCGCCAGAGATCGGCGGCGTCATGCTGCGGGGCCGGATGGGCGCTCTGGGCGATGCCTTTAACATGGGCGAAATGTCGGTCACGCGCTGTTCGGTGCGGCTTGCGGATGGGCCTGACGGCCACGCCTATATCCAAGGCCGCAGCCGCGACAAGGCGCTGCAAGCCGCCCTCGTTGATGCCCTGATGCAAAGTGATGCCGCCGATGAGGTCCGCAGCAAACTGCTCGACCCACTGGCCGAGGTCGAGAGCCAACGCCGCGCCAGCCGCGCTGCCAAGGCCGCCGCCACAAAGGTCGATTTTTTCACCATGGTCAGAGGAGAAGACTGA
- the phnH gene encoding phosphonate C-P lyase system protein PhnH, producing MQTLSLTGGFRDAPKDAAFAFRAVMNAMAKPGEINRVTGAEPPAGLSIAAGVVLLTLCDPETPLYLAPGFDRPEVRDWITFHTGAPFAPANAAHFALGAWDDLPRGDFPLGTAAYPDRSATLIVEVDDLRSDGATLSGPGIKDSAALSLPDRMAFQQNAALFPRGLDFIFTCGDRLAALPRSTKVS from the coding sequence ATGCAGACCCTATCGCTGACTGGCGGGTTTCGCGACGCGCCCAAAGACGCCGCTTTCGCCTTTCGCGCGGTGATGAACGCCATGGCCAAACCGGGTGAGATCAATCGCGTGACCGGGGCCGAACCGCCTGCGGGCCTCTCCATCGCCGCCGGGGTCGTCCTGCTGACACTCTGCGACCCCGAAACGCCGCTCTACCTCGCCCCCGGCTTTGACCGGCCCGAAGTGCGCGACTGGATCACCTTCCACACCGGCGCGCCCTTCGCCCCGGCCAATGCGGCGCACTTCGCCTTAGGCGCTTGGGACGACCTGCCGCGCGGCGACTTCCCCCTCGGGACCGCCGCCTACCCCGACCGCTCTGCCACGCTGATCGTCGAGGTGGATGATCTGCGCAGCGATGGCGCGACCCTCTCCGGCCCCGGCATCAAGGATAGTGCTGCGCTGTCGCTGCCCGACCGCATGGCCTTCCAACAAAACGCGGCGCTCTTCCCGCGTGGATTGGATTTCATTTTCACCTGCGGCGACCGTCTGGCGGCGCTGCCCCGAAGCACAAAGGTGTCCTGA
- a CDS encoding carbon-phosphorus lyase complex subunit PhnI: MYVAVKGGERAIDNAHAWLAEERRGDASVPELSVAQIREQMMLAVNRVMAEGSLYDPDLAALAIKQARGDLIEAVFLIRAYRTTLPRFGASRPMDTGTMACDRRVSATFKDAPGGQVLGPTFDYTHRLLDFKLAADGEVPSAPEVADAELPKDTPHIMEFLDREGLMQRDTDSQTPPRDLTREPLELPATRDLRLQALTRGDEGFVLGMAYSTQRGYARNHAFVAELRIGKVAVEMDIPELGFAIEIGEVELTECETVNQFAGSKTEPPQFTRGYGLVFGMSERKAISMALVDRALRWEELGEDNLGAPAQDAEFVLYHADNIQATGFLEHIKLPHYVDFQSELELIRKLRREATAAAQDAPREAAE, encoded by the coding sequence ATGTATGTAGCGGTAAAAGGCGGCGAGCGGGCGATTGACAACGCCCACGCATGGCTTGCCGAAGAGCGGCGCGGCGACGCAAGCGTGCCGGAACTGAGCGTTGCGCAAATTCGCGAACAGATGATGCTGGCGGTGAACCGGGTGATGGCCGAAGGCTCGCTCTATGATCCCGACCTCGCCGCGCTGGCGATCAAACAGGCGCGGGGCGATCTGATCGAAGCGGTGTTTCTGATCCGCGCCTATCGCACCACCCTGCCGCGTTTCGGGGCCTCGCGCCCGATGGACACCGGCACCATGGCCTGCGACCGCCGCGTCTCGGCCACCTTCAAGGATGCGCCGGGCGGGCAGGTCTTGGGGCCGACCTTCGACTACACGCACCGGCTGCTGGATTTCAAGCTGGCCGCCGATGGTGAGGTGCCGTCCGCGCCCGAGGTGGCCGATGCCGAGCTGCCTAAAGACACGCCGCACATCATGGAATTCCTCGACCGCGAAGGGCTGATGCAGCGCGACACGGACAGTCAGACTCCGCCGCGCGATCTAACCCGCGAGCCGCTGGAACTGCCCGCCACCCGCGACTTACGCCTGCAAGCGCTGACCCGCGGCGACGAGGGCTTTGTCCTCGGCATGGCCTATTCCACGCAGCGCGGCTATGCGCGCAACCACGCCTTCGTCGCGGAACTGCGCATTGGCAAAGTGGCGGTGGAAATGGACATTCCCGAACTGGGTTTTGCCATTGAGATCGGCGAGGTCGAGCTCACCGAATGCGAGACGGTGAACCAATTTGCGGGCTCCAAGACCGAGCCGCCGCAGTTCACTCGTGGCTATGGGCTGGTCTTCGGCATGTCCGAGCGCAAGGCGATTTCCATGGCGCTGGTGGACCGGGCATTGCGTTGGGAGGAGTTGGGCGAAGACAACCTCGGCGCGCCTGCGCAGGATGCGGAATTCGTGCTCTATCACGCCGACAACATCCAAGCGACGGGGTTCTTGGAGCATATCAAGCTGCCCCATTACGTCGATTTCCAATCCGAACTCGAACTGATCCGCAAACTGCGCCGCGAGGCGACAGCCGCGGCCCAAGACGCGCCCCGGGAGGCCGCAGAATGA
- a CDS encoding alpha-D-ribose 1-methylphosphonate 5-phosphate C-P-lyase PhnJ — protein MNDYNFAYLDEQTKRMIRRAILKGLAIPGYQVPFASREMPMPYGWGTGGVQVSAAVLTPEDTFKVIDQGADDTTNAVSIRRFFQKTAGVAVTEATTEASVIQTRHRIPEAALREDQVLVYQVPIPEPLRFLEPSEVETRKMHELEEYGLMHVKLYEDIAQHGAIATAYAYPVKVEGRYVMDPSPIPKFDNPKLEMAAIQLFGAGREQRIYALPPYTQVVSLDFEDHPFEASKADHPCGLCGAEDSYLDELIVDDEGGRLFMCSDTDYCAARQAAGHRGAEVAPVLESVA, from the coding sequence ATGAACGACTACAATTTTGCCTATCTGGACGAGCAGACCAAACGGATGATCCGCCGCGCGATCCTGAAAGGGCTGGCGATCCCGGGCTATCAGGTGCCCTTTGCCAGCCGCGAAATGCCGATGCCCTACGGCTGGGGCACGGGCGGGGTGCAGGTGTCTGCCGCCGTGCTGACGCCCGAGGATACTTTCAAGGTGATCGACCAAGGCGCGGATGACACGACCAACGCCGTCTCGATCCGCCGCTTTTTTCAAAAGACCGCCGGTGTCGCGGTGACCGAAGCCACGACCGAGGCCAGCGTCATCCAAACCCGCCACCGCATTCCCGAAGCCGCGCTGCGCGAAGATCAGGTGCTGGTCTATCAGGTGCCGATCCCCGAACCGCTGCGTTTTCTTGAGCCTTCAGAGGTCGAGACCCGCAAAATGCACGAGCTGGAGGAATACGGGCTGATGCATGTGAAACTCTACGAAGATATCGCCCAGCATGGTGCGATTGCCACGGCCTATGCCTATCCGGTCAAGGTCGAGGGGCGCTATGTCATGGACCCCTCGCCGATCCCGAAATTCGACAATCCGAAACTGGAAATGGCCGCGATCCAGCTCTTCGGCGCGGGGCGCGAACAGCGTATCTATGCGCTGCCGCCCTATACGCAGGTCGTATCGCTGGATTTCGAGGACCACCCTTTCGAGGCGAGCAAGGCCGATCATCCTTGCGGCCTTTGCGGGGCGGAGGACAGCTATCTGGATGAGTTGATCGTCGATGACGAAGGTGGGCGTCTGTTCATGTGCTCCGACACCGATTATTGCGCGGCGCGTCAGGCGGCTGGGCATCGCGGCGCGGAAGTGGCCCCTGTGTTGGAGAGCGTGGCATGA
- the phnK gene encoding phosphonate C-P lyase system protein PhnK has protein sequence MTPLLQVENIAKFYGARIGCTDVSFDLYPGEVMGIVGESGSGKSTLLNTLAGHLTPDRGAVRFDTRADGLRDTVTMSEPERRMLSRTDWAFVHQHARDGLRMNVSAGGNVGERLMAVGARHYGDIRASATDWLGRVEINEDRIDDRPSAFSGGMQQRLQIARNLVTGPRLVFMDEPTGGLDVSVQARLLDLLRGLVREMGLSAIIVTHDLAVVRLLADRLMVMKDGHVVETGLTDQVLDDPQHGYTQLLVSSVLQV, from the coding sequence ATGACCCCCTTGTTGCAAGTTGAAAACATCGCGAAATTCTATGGTGCGCGGATCGGCTGCACCGATGTCAGCTTTGACCTCTACCCCGGTGAGGTGATGGGCATCGTCGGCGAAAGCGGCTCGGGCAAATCCACGCTGCTGAACACACTGGCGGGGCATCTGACACCGGATCGCGGGGCGGTGCGTTTCGACACCCGCGCCGATGGGCTGCGCGACACGGTGACGATGAGCGAGCCGGAGCGCCGGATGCTGTCGCGCACCGATTGGGCCTTTGTCCACCAACACGCCCGCGACGGGCTGCGCATGAACGTCAGCGCAGGCGGCAATGTGGGCGAGCGGCTGATGGCCGTGGGCGCGCGACACTACGGCGACATCCGCGCCAGCGCCACCGACTGGCTGGGCCGGGTGGAGATCAACGAGGACCGGATCGACGACCGGCCTTCGGCCTTCTCTGGCGGGATGCAGCAGCGCTTGCAGATCGCCCGCAACCTCGTGACCGGGCCGCGGCTGGTCTTCATGGACGAACCCACCGGCGGGCTGGACGTGAGCGTTCAAGCGCGGCTGCTCGACCTGCTGCGCGGGCTTGTGCGCGAGATGGGGCTGAGCGCGATCATCGTGACCCATGATCTGGCGGTGGTGCGGCTGCTGGCGGATCGGCTGATGGTGATGAAAGACGGCCATGTGGTGGAAACCGGACTGACCGATCAAGTCTTGGACGACCCGCAGCATGGCTATACCCAGCTTTTGGTCTCTAGCGTGCTACAGGTTTGA
- the phnL gene encoding phosphonate C-P lyase system protein PhnL — MISVENVSKSFTLHNQGAAVIPVMRGGELTVARGECVALTGASGAGKSTLMRMIYGNYLTASGRVMVGDLDVAQAAPREILELRRHVLGYVSQFLRVVPRVATLDVVAEPLRAVGSSEADARARAGELLAQLNIPERLWQLSPTTFSGGEQQRVNIARGFAHPYPVLLLDEPTASLDATNRATVLALIEEAKARGTAILGIFHDEAARDQICDREVDVTRFTPGLAA; from the coding sequence ATGATAAGCGTGGAAAATGTAAGCAAATCCTTCACCCTGCACAATCAGGGCGCTGCGGTGATCCCGGTGATGCGCGGCGGTGAATTGACCGTGGCACGGGGCGAATGCGTGGCGCTGACCGGAGCGTCGGGGGCCGGGAAATCGACGCTGATGCGGATGATCTATGGCAACTACCTGACCGCCTCGGGCCGGGTCATGGTGGGCGATCTGGATGTCGCCCAAGCCGCCCCGCGCGAGATACTGGAGTTACGCCGCCATGTGCTGGGCTATGTCAGCCAGTTCCTGCGCGTCGTGCCACGGGTGGCGACGCTTGATGTGGTGGCCGAGCCGCTCCGGGCGGTGGGCAGCAGCGAGGCCGACGCACGGGCGCGGGCCGGAGAATTGCTGGCGCAGCTCAACATCCCCGAACGGCTTTGGCAGCTCAGTCCCACGACCTTTTCCGGCGGGGAGCAGCAGCGGGTGAACATCGCGCGCGGCTTTGCGCATCCCTACCCGGTCTTGCTGCTGGATGAGCCGACGGCGAGCCTTGACGCCACCAACCGCGCCACTGTGCTGGCATTGATCGAAGAAGCCAAAGCCCGCGGCACGGCGATCTTGGGCATCTTCCATGATGAGGCCGCCCGCGACCAGATCTGTGACCGCGAAGTGGACGTGACCCGTTTCACCCCCGGACTGGCCGCATGA
- the phnN gene encoding phosphonate metabolism protein/1,5-bisphosphokinase (PRPP-forming) PhnN: MSGRFIAVVGPSGVGKDSVMEGLAETLPDLFLARRAITRPGEAGGEDFDGISEAAFLRLEAEGAFALSWAAHGLRYGIPIAVEMALAEGRDVLANLSRSMLTEAKMRFARFEVLSLTASPDVLADRLRGRGRETEAEITARLARADRALPDHIAAIEIDNSGPLKQTVAQALAALYPERAAR; this comes from the coding sequence ATGAGCGGGCGTTTTATCGCGGTGGTCGGCCCGTCGGGTGTGGGCAAGGACAGCGTGATGGAAGGACTGGCCGAAACCCTGCCCGACCTCTTCCTCGCCCGCCGCGCCATCACCCGGCCCGGTGAGGCCGGGGGCGAGGATTTCGACGGGATCAGCGAGGCGGCGTTTCTGCGGCTCGAAGCGGAGGGCGCCTTTGCCTTGAGTTGGGCCGCGCATGGGCTACGTTATGGCATTCCCATCGCGGTTGAAATGGCGCTGGCCGAGGGGCGCGACGTGCTGGCGAACCTCTCTCGCAGCATGCTGACCGAGGCCAAAATGCGGTTTGCGCGGTTCGAAGTGCTGTCGCTGACCGCTTCGCCCGATGTATTGGCGGACCGGCTGCGGGGCCGTGGGCGCGAAACCGAAGCAGAAATCACCGCACGGCTAGCCCGGGCCGACCGCGCCCTGCCCGACCATATCGCGGCGATAGAGATCGACAACTCCGGCCCGCTCAAGCAGACCGTGGCGCAGGCGCTGGCGGCGCTCTATCCCGAGAGGGCGGCGCGGTGA
- a CDS encoding DUF1045 domain-containing protein translates to MKFDRYAIYYTPQGSLAEAGAAWLGWDVARGRAVAHPEVAGLDVAALTQTPRKYGLHATIKPPFVLAEGTTADGLLAEFEALCTRLSPVTLDGLALTPLGRFLALTPEGDTAALNAMAAEVVRGLDTFRAPPSEADLARRRQANLTPAQEANLSQWGYPYVMEAFRFHVTLTGKLPKSDLPRVTAALAPYIAPHLPQPFILDSLTLVGQAEDGMFHEVHRAALSG, encoded by the coding sequence ATGAAGTTCGACCGCTACGCGATCTATTACACGCCGCAGGGCAGTTTGGCCGAGGCTGGGGCCGCTTGGCTGGGCTGGGATGTGGCACGCGGGCGCGCCGTTGCGCACCCAGAGGTCGCCGGGCTGGACGTGGCCGCCCTGACGCAGACGCCGCGCAAATACGGGCTGCATGCGACGATCAAGCCGCCCTTTGTGTTGGCCGAAGGCACCACGGCTGACGGGTTGCTGGCCGAGTTCGAGGCGCTTTGCACGCGGCTTTCGCCGGTCACGCTCGACGGGCTTGCGCTCACCCCGCTGGGCCGCTTTCTGGCGCTGACGCCCGAGGGGGACACCGCCGCGCTCAACGCCATGGCCGCCGAGGTGGTGCGCGGCCTCGACACGTTCCGCGCGCCCCCTTCCGAAGCCGATCTGGCCCGCCGCCGCCAAGCCAATCTGACCCCGGCGCAAGAGGCGAACCTCAGCCAATGGGGCTACCCCTACGTGATGGAGGCGTTTCGCTTCCACGTCACCCTGACCGGCAAACTGCCGAAAAGCGATCTGCCACGGGTCACAGCGGCGCTGGCCCCTTATATCGCGCCGCACCTGCCGCAGCCCTTTATTCTGGACAGCCTGACGCTGGTGGGGCAGGCCGAAGACGGTATGTTCCACGAGGTTCACCGCGCCGCCCTCTCGGGATAG
- a CDS encoding alpha-D-ribose 1-methylphosphonate 5-triphosphate diphosphatase, which translates to MTKETILANAKIILPDAVIPGSVVLRDGVIADIAEGTAVPQGAVDCEGRYLAPGLVELHTDNLERHMKPRPKVDWPHRAAIIAHDRELAGTGITTVFDAIRVGSILSDEGRKRYGKYARDMADEILMMRDSGALAISHHIHLRAEICSETLVEELAEFGPDDKVGIVSLMDHTPGQRQFRDVQKFEDYVCGKNGLPREDFGDYVTFLHGLQERLGAKHEAAAVAAAARYGAALASHDDTTAEQVATSHAHGVRLAEFPTTRAAAEACHAQDIATIMGAPNLVRGGSHSGNVAAKELAELDLLDILSSDYVPAALLLGAVQLGNLWGDMARGLATVTRTPAHHVALTDRGEIALGARADLILFEVMKDAPILRSVYAMGHRVA; encoded by the coding sequence ATGACAAAAGAAACCATTCTCGCCAATGCCAAAATCATCCTGCCCGATGCGGTGATCCCCGGCAGCGTGGTGCTGCGCGATGGGGTGATCGCCGATATCGCCGAAGGCACCGCCGTGCCACAGGGGGCGGTCGATTGCGAAGGCCGCTACCTCGCCCCCGGGCTGGTCGAGCTGCACACCGACAACCTTGAGCGCCACATGAAGCCGCGCCCCAAGGTCGACTGGCCGCACCGCGCGGCGATCATCGCCCATGACCGCGAGCTGGCAGGCACCGGGATCACCACGGTTTTCGACGCGATCCGGGTCGGGTCGATCCTGTCGGACGAAGGGCGCAAACGCTACGGGAAATACGCCCGCGACATGGCCGATGAAATTCTGATGATGCGCGACAGCGGGGCGCTGGCGATCAGCCACCATATCCACCTGCGCGCCGAGATCTGTTCGGAAACGCTGGTGGAAGAACTGGCCGAGTTTGGCCCCGACGACAAAGTCGGCATCGTTAGCCTGATGGATCACACGCCGGGCCAGCGGCAATTCCGCGATGTGCAAAAGTTCGAGGATTACGTCTGCGGCAAGAACGGTCTGCCCCGTGAGGATTTCGGCGATTACGTCACCTTCCTGCATGGGCTGCAAGAACGGCTGGGCGCGAAACATGAGGCGGCAGCGGTGGCGGCGGCGGCGCGCTATGGCGCGGCGCTGGCCAGCCATGATGACACCACGGCCGAGCAGGTCGCGACCAGCCACGCTCATGGCGTGCGCTTGGCCGAATTCCCCACCACCCGCGCGGCGGCAGAGGCCTGTCACGCCCAAGACATCGCAACGATCATGGGCGCGCCGAACCTCGTCCGCGGCGGGTCGCATTCTGGCAATGTGGCGGCAAAGGAATTGGCGGAACTGGACTTGCTGGACATCCTGTCGTCGGATTATGTCCCCGCGGCCCTGCTGCTGGGGGCGGTGCAACTGGGCAATCTATGGGGCGATATGGCGCGGGGGCTGGCGACCGTCACTCGCACGCCCGCGCATCACGTAGCCCTGACCGACCGGGGCGAGATCGCCTTGGGCGCGCGGGCTGATCTGATCCTGTTCGAGGTGATGAAAGACGCGCCGATCCTGCGGTCGGTCTACGCCATGGGCCATCGCGTCGCGTAG